A window of the Malaclemys terrapin pileata isolate rMalTer1 chromosome 6, rMalTer1.hap1, whole genome shotgun sequence genome harbors these coding sequences:
- the LOC128839472 gene encoding uncharacterized protein LOC128839472 has translation MEGTSAAANSSSLPPPSRRLSQIRRRKKRTREEMFSEIMESSRSDRAHVNEWKETVSKYRKEVSECEERRDQREERRDQREERRDARDERWRQEDQRMKDATLGLLRRLVEVQERLLENRLPLQPLFHPPPSPCSVSSSPRRVRTRGGEAPYTFPFHPSRQPKQKAVIFLTFSLWLFPSQQSSSQIPPGFPPSFSNLLIKNK, from the exons atggaagggacctcag cagctgcaaattcctcaagcctccctcctccatcccgaaggttatcacagataaggcgtcgtaagaagagaacgcgagaggagatgttttcggaaattatggaatccagccgcagtgacagagctcatgtgaatgagtggaaggaaacagtttcaaagtataggaaagaagtcagtgaatgtgaggagaggagggaccaacgtgaggagaggagggaccaacgtgaggagaggagagacgctcgagatgagaggtggcggcaggaagaccagaggatgaaggatgcaacgctggggctgctccggcgtctggtggaggttcaggaacggctgctggaaaacagactgccgcttcagcccctgttccaccctcccccctccccatgttccgtatcctcctcacccagacgtgtaagaactcgggggggggaggctccgtacaccttcccattccaccccagtagacagcccaagcaaaaggctgtcatttttttaaccttttctttgtggctttttccttcccagcaatcctcctcccaaataccacccgggttccctccctctttttctaatctattaataaagaataaatga